Proteins co-encoded in one Prunus persica cultivar Lovell chromosome G6, Prunus_persica_NCBIv2, whole genome shotgun sequence genomic window:
- the LOC18772218 gene encoding WEB family protein At5g55860, translating into MVAKDRQSATSSPSPKVEVGEIDTRAPFQSVKDAVTLFGEGAFSGEKPAIKKTKPHSAERVLANETQLHLAQKELNKLKEQLKNAETTKTQALVELEKAKETLEDLTNKVTSLSESKESAIKATEAAKSQAKQLEEANSGNLAGTDGAWKQDLETARAQYVNVITELNAAKQELQKIRQDCDASLQAKVTAFKQAAEAEDAAKENAERVTELSKEISAVQESIGQVKLASLEAQQEQAKIFAEKDVLRQSYKATLEESTKKLLSLRKEFDPELSRNLEAQLSETLNEVGALQKQMENAKASDLDSVRIVTLELDDAKESLHKVAEEESSLRSLVEALKLELENVKKEHAELKEKEAETESLAGNLHVKLRKTKSELEACLAEESQARGASNEMIATLNQLSLETENARREAEEMKIKAEELRKDAETTKIAVKEAEKKLRLALEEAEEAKAAEERALEQIRVLSERTNAARASTSESGAKITISKEEFESLSRKVEESDTLAEMKVAAAMAQVEAVKASENEALKRLEATQKEIEDMKAATEEAKKRAEMAEAAKKAVEGELRRWREREQKKAAEAASRILAETEMSVESSPRHYRIQKQNPQMKIIEARKLDKEKTSVSKKTLLPNLSGMFNRKKSQVDGGSPSYLPGENPL; encoded by the exons ATGGTTGCAAAAGACCGCCAAAGTGCTACAAGCTCTCCTAGTCCTAAAGTGGAGGTGGGAGAGATCGACACAAGGGCACCTTTCCAATCTGTTAAAGATGCTGTTACACTATTTGGAGAAGGCGCATTCTCTGGGGAAAAACCTGCCATTAAGAAGACAAAACCTCATTCAGCAGAG AGAGTACTAGCCAACGAGACGCAGCTTCACCTGGCCCAGAAAGAATTGAACAAGTTGAAGGAACAACTGAAGAATGCTGAAACTACGAAAACCCAAGCACTTGTGGAGCTTGAAAAGGCTAAGGAAACTCTTGAGGATCTGACAAATAAGGTGACTTCCCTCAGTGAATCTAAGGAATCTGCAATAAAGGCAACAGAAGCTGCAAAAAGTCAGGCAAAGCAACTTGAAGAAGCAAACTCTGGCAACCTTGCTGGAACTGATGGTGCTTGGAAACAAGACTTGGAAACAGCAAGAGCACAGTATGTGAATGTGATTACTGAACTTAATGCTGCAAAGCAGGAGTTACAGAAAATCCGTCAGGACTGTGATGCATCCTTGCAAGCAAAAGTTACTGCTTTCAAGCAGGCAGCAGAAGCTGAAGATGCAGCCAAAGAAAATGCGGAGAGGGTTACTGAGCTCTCCAAGGAAATTTCAGCTGTGCAGGAATCAATTGGGCAAGTGAAACTTGCATCTTTGGAAGCCCAGCAGGAGCAAGCGAAGATATTTGCTGAAAAGGATGTCCTGAGGCAGTCGTATAAAGCTACCTTGGAAGagtcaacaaaaaaattgcttTCTCTGAGAAAAGAGTTTGATCCAGAACTCTCTAGAAATCTTGAAGCACAACTTTCTGAAACGTTGAATGAAGTTGGGGCTCTGCAAAAGCAAATGGAGAATGCAAAAGCTTCCGATTTAGATTCTGTGAGAATTGTCACTTTGGAGCTGGATGATGCTAAGGAATCACTGCATAAAGTAGCAGAAGAGGAAAGCAGTCTCAGAAGCTTAGTTGAAGCACTTAAGTTGGAACTTGAGAATGTGAAAAAAGAGCATGCTGAACTGAAGGAGAAGGAAGCGGAAACAGAATCGCTTGCTGGGAATTTACATGTGAAACTGCGGAAAACCAAGTCTGAGCTTGAAGCATGCCTAGCAGAAGAGTCTCAAGCAAGAGGTGCTTCCAATGAAATGATAGCTACACTAAACCAGCTATCCTTGGAAACTGAAAATGCAAGGCGGGAAGCAGAAGAGATGAAGATTAAAGCAGAGGAGTTGAGGAAGGACGCGGAAACAACCAAAATTGCAGTAAAAGAAGCGGAGAAGAAGCTGAGACTTGCTTTGGAAGAAGCTGAAGAGGCTAAAGCTGCTGAAGAAAGAGCCCTTGAACAGATTAGAGTTCTATCAGAGAGAACTAACGCTGCTCGAGCATCAACTTCTGAGTCTGGTGCCAAGATCACTATATCAAAGGAAGAGTTTGAATCTTTGAGCCGAAAGGTTGAGGAGTCTGATACATTAGCAGAAATGAAAGTGGCTGCTGCCATGGCCCAGGTGGAAGCTGTGAAGGCTAGTGAAAATGAGGCCTTGAAGAGGTTAGAGGCAACCCAGAAGGAAATTGAGGATATGAAGGCTGCAACTGAGGAGGCCAAAAAGAGGGCAGAAATGGCTGAAGCAGCCAAGAAGGCAGTGGAAGGAGAGCTCCGAAGGTGGCGAGAACGGGAGCAAAAGAAAGCAGCTGAAGCTGCATCACGGATATTGGCGGAAACAGAGATGTCAGTGGAATCATCCCCACGCCATTACAGGATTCAAAAGCAGAACcctcaaatgaaaattattgaGGCCCGGAAGTTGGACAAAGAGAAGACGTCTGTTTCGAAAAAAACACTTCTGCCTAATCTGAGTGGCATGTTCAATAGAAAAAAGAGCCAGGTCGACGGCGGTTCCCCTTCTTATCTCCCTGGTGAGAACCCCCTTTGA
- the LOC18772298 gene encoding pre-rRNA-processing protein TSR2 — protein MEAERKLSAEAGSILQEGIGLVLSRWSALQLAVENEWGGRDSGRKAEQLIIDIFSWFNHSKEPLYIDDLEDVLNEAMLSLNTMTEDGSIEEVAEKLMIMHEECLDCNFKSIESLREANHRRVAVPHVREVANDDDDSDEENDDRDHCMGNDDSSNMMMVDTPESHSNVNVVSMLDSYPKPKLAAEAEDGWEVVGPRRHKGRRN, from the exons ATGGAGGCTGAGAGAAAGCTATCGGCAGAGGCTGGGTCCATACTCCAGGAAGGTATAGGATTGGTTCTGTCTCGGTGGTCAGCGCTCCAATTGGCCGTTGAGAACGAGTGGGGTGGCCGTGACTCGGGCCGGAAAGCGGAGCAACTCATCATCGATATCTTCTCCTGGTTCAATCACTCCAAAG AGCCTCTTTACATAGATGATTTAGAAGATGTGCTGAATGAAGCTATGCTTTCTCTCAACACTATGACAGAGGATGGCAGCATTGAGGAG GTTGCTGAAAAGTTAATGATTATGCATGAAGAATGTTTAGACTGTAATTTCAAGTCTATTGAAAGCCTAAGGGAAGCCAATCATCGAAGAGTTGCTGTTCCTCATGTTAGAGAG GTTGCAAATGATGACGACGATAGcgatgaagaaaatgatgataGAGATCATTGCATGGGAAATGATGATTCCTCAAACATGATGATGGTGGACACACCGGAGTCTCATTCAAATGTAAATGTTGTAAGCATGTTAGACAGTTATCCAAAACCCAAGCTGGCTGCCGAAGCAGAAGATGGATGGGAAGTAGTTGGACCAAGACGACACAAGGGTAGAAGGAATTAG
- the LOC18775195 gene encoding SEC14 cytosolic factor — translation MGIANKEAIKQFQLLMEEVDEPLKNTFENVHQGYPDETFVRFLKARDGNVGKAHKMLIDCLQWRIQSEIDNILAKPIIPTDLYRAVRDSQLVGLSGYSKEGLPVIAVGLGLSTFDKASVNYYVQSHIQMNEYRDRVVLPSATKKYGQYIGTCVKVLDMTGLRLSALNQIKLLTVISTIDDLNYPEKTDTYYVVNVPYIFSACWKVVKPLLQERTRRKIQVLQGCGRDELLKIMDYASLPHFCRKEGSGSSRHSENGHTNNCFSFDHPFHQELYNFVKQQAVLRESVAPLKQGSFHVNFPETDHEGAEIAKTIETEFHKFGNQNGLTKSLNGLRVNAA, via the exons atgggtATTGCCAATAAGGAGGCGATCAAGCAGTTTCAGTTGTTAATGGAAGAAG TTGATGAGCCATTGAAGAATACATTTGAG aatGTGCACCAGGGATATCCAGATGAGACATTTGTGCGTTTTCTTAAAGCTAGGGACGGGAATGTTGGAAAAGCCCATAAAATG CTGATTGACTGTTTACAATGGAGGATCCAAAGTGAAATTGACAATATATTGGCG AAACCAATTATCCCTACTGATTTGTACAGAGCAGTGCGAGATTCTCAGCTTGTGGGGTTGTCAGGTTACTCAAAAGAG GGTCTTCCTGTCATTGCTGTTGGTCTGGGGCTCAGCACATTTGACAAAGCTTCT GTAAATTACTATGTCCAATCACACATCCAAATGAATGAATACAGAGATCGTGTTGTTTTA CCTTCCGCAACAAAGAAGTATGGACAATATATTGGAACATGTGTGAAGGTTTTGGATATGACTGGTTTAAGGCTCTCAGCACTTAACCAGATAAAG CTTTTGACTGTTATCTCTACAATAGATGACTTAAACTATCCAGAGAAGACAGATACATACTATGTTGTCAATGTCCCGTACATATTTTCAGCATGTTGGAAG GTGGTCAAGCCTCTTTTGCAAGAAAGGACGAGGAGGAAAATCCAAGTTCTTCAAGGCTGTGGGAGAGATGAGTTACTGAAA ATCATGGATTATGCATCCCTCCCACATTTTTGTAGAAAAGAGGGCTCTGGGTCATCTCGGCATTCGGAGAATGGACATACTAACAATTGTTTCTCCTTCGACCATCCTTTCCATCAAGAGCTCTACAATTTTGTCAAGCAACAAGCTGTCCTTAGAGAGTCTGTTGCACCACTCAAGCAGGGATCCTTCCATGTTAATTTCCCCGAGACAGACCACGAAGGTGCAGAGATTGCAAAGACCATAGAAACTGAGTTCCACAAGTTTGGAAATCAAAATGGGCTCACCAAGTCACTAAATGGCCTAAGAGTCAACGCtgcttga
- the LOC18775391 gene encoding DNA-directed RNA polymerases I and III subunit RPAC1, with translation MSSDNEDTTSSSESEGADSVKENATLEFIENLSDVPMGRLPSNIEFQRTRVDCKADAPIHTDTFQYSGAYSSMRVENSFLDNFCDNFRVEVIRLTEDEMEFDMIGIDPALANAFRRILISEVPTMAIEKVLIANNTSVIQDEVLAHRLGLIPIKADPRLFEYAENNTASEKNTIVFKLHVCCERSGQRLSVKSKELIWLPNGSEFPLESQDSKTGSSSKPKTYTSFTCSQDSLPEFSSNPIAPALGDILIARLGPGQEIELEAHAVKGIGKTHSKWSPVTPVWYKMLPEIVLLEDIEDQQAEKLVAICPVKVFDIEDIGKGKKRATVARPRACTLCRECIREGKGWENAISLQRKKDHFIFTIESSGVFPPEVLVTEAVKILEEKCDRVISDLS, from the exons ATGTCGTCCGATAACGAAGATACAACGTCGAGTTCAGAGTCTGAAGGAGCAGACTCTGTAAAAGAGAACGCTACATTGGAATTTATAGAGAATCTCTCAGATGTGCCGATGGGGCGACTACCTTCAAACATTGAATTCCAGAGGACGCGCGTCGATTGCAAGGCTGATGCTCCCATTCAT ACTGATACCTTTCAGTATTCTGGTGCTTATTCATCAATGAGAGTTGAAAATAGTTTTTTGGATAACTTCTGTGACAACTTTAGAGTTGAAGTTATTCGTCTTACAGAGGATGAAATGGAGTTTGATATGATCGGCATTGATCCAGCACTTGCCAATGCATTCCGGAGAATCCTCATATCTGAG GTTCCCACAATGGCTATTGAAAAAGTCCttattgcaaacaacacatCAGTAATCCAAGATGAAGTACTTGCCCACAGGTTGGGTCTCATTCCGATCAAAGCCGACCCTAGATTATTTGAATATGCAG aaaataatacGGCAAGTGAAAAGAACACCATTGTTTTTAAGCTCCATGTTTGCTGTGAACGAAGTGGGCAACGTCTTTCAG TAAAGTCAAAAGAATTGATATGGTTGCCAAATGGGAGTGAGTTTCCTTTGGAATCACAAGATTCAAAGACAGGTTCATcctcaaaaccaaaaacatatACATCATTTACTTGCAGCCAGGATTCCTTGCCAGAATTTTCCAGCAATCCAATCGCCCCCGCGCTTGGAGATATTCTTATTGCTAGACTGGGCCCTGGTCAG GAAATTGAACTGGAAGCACATGCTGTTAAGGGCATTGGTAAAACACATTCAAAATGGTCCCCAGTTACCCCTGtttggtataagatgcttcctGAG ATTGTACTATTGGAAGATATTGAAGATCAGCAGGCTGAGAAACTTGTGGCAATATGCCCAGTTAAAGTATTTGATATTGAAGATATTGGCAAAG GTAAAAAGAGGGCTACTGTAGCCAGACCACGAGCTTGCACATTGTGCAGGGAATGCATCAGAGAAGGGAAGGGATGGGAGAATGCAATATCGTTACAGCGTAAGAAGGATCATTTCATTT TTACTATTGAATCAAGTGGGGTATTTCCTCCCGAAGTGTTAGTTACTGAAGCTGTGAAGATATTGGAAGAGAAGTGCGATCGTGTTATTTCCGATCTTTCTTGA
- the LOC18772862 gene encoding serine/threonine-protein kinase D6PK — translation MSMASKSGARTSPESQRKLIGSQTTEGNFRRPSPLQITKTSKSEPVTPKKLPRHVQQTASKEVSAQTTEEKNCKIPYLKESTKSLADQLGSTLSLGDAKQVPADVCPAVSDTRNLLEGGDQEKKISENGVSPAPAKVSDGTSSLAKTSGSAKISDRADFVESGKSSICRGSTSSDVSDESTCSSLSSAINKPHKANDIHWEAIQAVRARDGVFGLGHFRLLKKLGCGDIGSVYLSELSGTKCYFAMKVMDKASLANRKKLLRAQTEREILQCLDHPFLPTLYTHFETEKYSCLVMEFCPGGDLHTLRQRQPGKHFTEQAVKFYVAEVLLALEYLHMLGIVYRDLKPENVLVRDDGHIMLSDFDLSLRCAVSPTLVKSSAPESEPFRRNSAYCVQPACIEPSCIQPSCVVPTTCFSPRFFSSKSKKDRKPKNEIGNQVRPLPELMAEPTNARSMSFVGTHEYLAPEIIKGEGHGSAVDWWTFGIFLYELLFGKTPFKGSGNRATLFNVVGQPLRFPETPVVSFSAKDLIRGLLVKEPQQRLAYKRGATEIKQHPFFEGVNWALIRCASPPDIPKPVEFDRISAPTVSTSDKATVAASHPDQNNYLEFDFF, via the exons ATGTCGATGGCCTCAAAATCTGGTGCCAGAACTTCCCCAGAAAGTCAGAGGAAATTAATTGGAAGTCAGACAACAGAAGGAAATTTTCGTAGACCTTCACCTTTACAGATCACGAAGACAAGCAAATCAGAGCCAGTTACTCCAAAAAAACTGCCTAGGCATGTGCAACAAACTGCATCTAAGGAGGTTTCTGCACAAACCACCGAAGAGAAGAACTGCAAGATCCCTTATTTGAAGGAGTCTACCAAATCTTTAGCTGACCAGTTAGGTTCAACTTTATCACTTGGTGATGCAAAACAGGTGCCAGCTGATGTGTGTCCTGCGGTGAGTGACACCAGGAATTTGCTGGAAGGTGGtgatcaagaaaagaaaatatcagaaaatggaGTTAGCCCAGCTCCAGCGAAAGTAAGTGATGGGACCAGCAGTCTTGCCAAGACTAGTGGAAGTGCCAAAATTAGTGATCGAGCTGATTTTGTTGAGAGTGGGAAGAGCAGTATTTGTAGAGGTAGCACAAGCAGTGACGTGAGTGACGAGAGTACTTGTAGCAGCTTAAGTAGCGCTATCAACAAACCTCACAAGGCGAATGACATACATTGGGAAGCCATACAGGCAGTCCGAGCAAGGGATGGTGTTTTTGGTTTGGGCCATTTCAGACTTTTGAAGAAGTTGGGCTGCGGGGATATTGGAAGTGTTTATCTTTCAGAGTTGAGTGGGACAAAATGTTATTTTGCAATGAAGGTCATGGACAAAGCATCTTTAGCTAACCGTAAAAAACTTCTTCGGGCTCAGACTGAGAGAGAAATACTTCAATGTTTAGACCATCCCTTCCTTCCAACCCTATATACCCACTTCGAGACAGAGAAGTATTCTTGTCTGGTGATGGAGTTCTGCCCTGGAGGCGACTTGCACACACTTAGGCAGAGGCAACCAGGAAAGCATTTTACTGAACAAGCAGTGAA GTTCTATGTAGCAGAGGTTCTCCTTGCGCTGGAATATCTTCACATGCTTGGGATTGTTTATCGTGACCTCAAGCCAGAAAATGTCCTTGTGAGAGATGATGGGCACATAATGCTTTCCGACTTTGACCTTTCCCTGCGCTGTGCTGTCAGCCCAACCCTTGTCAAATCTTCAGCTCCTGAATCTGAACCTTTTCGAAGGAACTCAGCTTATTGTGTGCAACCCGCCTGCATTGAGCCCTCTTGTATTCAGCCATCTTGTGTGGTGCCTACAACATGTTTCTCCCCTCGTTTCTTTTCAAGCAAATCCAAGAAAGACCGGAAACCCAAGAATGAAATCGGAAACCAAGTCAGACCATTACCAGAACTTATGGCTGAGCCAACCAATGCTCGCTCGATGTCATTTGTTGGGACCCATGAGTATTTAGCACCAGAAATTATCAAAGGTGAAGGGCATGGCAGTGCTGTTGATTGGTGGACTTTTGGGATCTTTCTGTATGAGCTGTTGTTTGGTAAGACTCCTTTCAAGGGATCAGGGAATCGAGCCACCCTGTTCAACGTGGTGGGTCAGCCATTGAGATTTCCAGAGACACCAGTGGTTAGCTTCTCAGCAAAGGATCTGATAAGGGGCCTACTAGTGAAAGAACCACAGCAGAGGCTGGCATATAAGCGAGGAGCAACAGAAATTAAACAGCATCCCTTCTTTGAAGGTGTTAACTGGGCATTGATTCGATGTGCAAGCCCGCCTGATATCCCAAAACCAGTCGAGTTTGACCGGATTTCAGCCCCCACAGTCTCAACTAGTGATAAAGCTACTGTTGCTGCTTCTCATCCGGACCAAAACAATTATCTGGAATTCgatttcttttaa
- the LOC18775202 gene encoding DNA polymerase zeta catalytic subunit isoform X3 yields the protein MMRDIPSLSFLCAGIHLVRAYLQRQWKQILSGRVSLQDFVSAKEVRLGTYQLALFLFWQDKQTMLLLMGNSSSPSLAKIQRKL from the exons ATGATGAG GGACATACCAAGCCTATCCTTTCTGTGTGCTGGGATCCATCTG GTTAGAGCATACTTACAGCGTCAATGGAAGCAGATTCTATCTGGAAGGGTGTCTCTTCAGGATTTTGTATCTGCAAAGGAGGTTCGCCTAGGCACCTACC AACTAGCTCTGTTCTTGTTTTGGCAGGATAAACAAACAATGTTATTGTTAATGGGAAATAGCAGCAGCCCATCATTAGCGAAGATTCAAAGGAAGCTATGA
- the LOC18772474 gene encoding uncharacterized protein LOC18772474 yields the protein MASARDRDDSLTFTNPSTSSSPIIISDPFDSFLSDPNSHIGSASGSFQNEGLLADTSSDAEFGFSRPEFRTSQLAGTVEFYQRHVFLCYKNPQVWPPRIEAAEFDRLPRLLYAAVMARRGDMKKETRLTICEGHDGTETSNGDVLIFPDMIRYRRLTHFDVDTFVEEVLVKDGEWLPGTPETLKGSYVFVCSHGSRDRRCGVCGPPLITRFREEIELHGLQGKVSVSPCSHIGEHKYAGNVIIFGPNFNRKVTGHWYGYVAPEDVPVLLEQHIGKGEILDWLWRGQMGLSEEQQKKSQELRLHLNGETNVGKSATELTQPKEREMNTSVCRSQVEIGGCCQENRNSSCCQNAVFIEKLNSPDLNEMAAKETTDKKKSSRNLLSGINSGKGASTRKVCAMPTWFQSWEREDTYAAFAVVCAAVSVGIAYSCYKQLR from the exons ATGGCCAGCGCCAGAGACAGAGACGACTCACTCACATTCACAAACCCATCAACGTCTTCCTCGCCAATCATCATCTCTGACCCATTTGACAGCTTTCTCTCCGACCCAAATTCCCACATCGGCAGCGCCTCTGGGAGCTTCCAGAACGAGGGTTTACTTGCTGATACTAGCAGCGATGCCGAGTTTGGGTTCTCACGCCCTGAGTTTCGGACGAGCCAACTCGCCGGGACTGTCGAGTTTTACCAGCGCCACGTGTTTTTGTGCTACAAGAACCCCCAGGTTTGGCCGCCCAGAATTGAGGCCGCCGAGTTTGATCGATTGCCAAGGTTGCTCTATGCCGCAGTAATGGCTAGGAGGGGTGATATGAAGAAAGAG ACTCGCTTAACAATATGTGAAGGGCATGATGGAACTGAGACATCCAATGGTGATGTATTAATTTTCCCCGACATGATCCGATACAG GAGATTGACACATTTTGATGTTGATACATTTGTTGAAGAAGTTCTAGTGAAGGATGGTGAATGGCTGCCTGGTACTCCTGAAACTTTGAAGGGTTCGTATGTTTTTGTATGTTCTCATGGGTCTCGGGATCGCCGTTGTGGAGTCTGTGGACCTCCCCTGATCACTAGATTTAGAGAAGAGATAGAATTACATGGTCTTCAAGGTAAAGTGTCTGTTAGCCCATGTTCACACATTGGGGAGCATAAGTATGCAGGAAATGTTATTATATTTGGACCAAATTTCAACAGAAAAGTCACTGGCCACTG GTATGGATATGTTGCTCCAGAAGATGTACCTGTATTGCTTGAGCAGCATATCGGGAAAGGAGAAATTTTGGACTGGCTATGGAG GGGTCAGATGGGTTTATCAGAAGAACAGCAGAAGAAATCTCAAGAACTAAGGCTCCATCTTAATGGCGAGACAAATGTGGGAAAAAGCGCTACAGAGTTGACACAACCAAAGGAAAGGGAAATGAATACTAGTGTATGTAGATCTCAAGTTGAGATTGGCGGATGTTGCCAGGAAAATAGAAACTCTTCTTGCTGCCAGAATGCTGTGTTCATAGAAAAGTTAAACAGTCCTGATTTGAATGAGATGGCAGCAAAGGAGACGACtgacaagaaaaaaagcagCAGGAATCTACTTTCAGGGATCAATAGCGGAAAAGGGGCCTCCACGCGCAAGGTTTGTGCTATGCCGACTTGGTTTCAGAGCTGGGAGCGTGAAGATACATATGCAGCTTTTGCTGTTGTTTGTGCTGCTGTGTCAGTTGGCATTGCTTACAGCTGCTACAAACAGTTGAGATGA
- the LOC18775202 gene encoding DNA polymerase zeta catalytic subunit isoform X2, with protein MMRDIPSLSFLCAGIHLVSSLHQSNYTWSPYKVRAYLQRQWKQILSGRVSLQDFVSAKEDKQTMLLLMGNSSSPSLAKIQRKL; from the exons ATGATGAG GGACATACCAAGCCTATCCTTTCTGTGTGCTGGGATCCATCTGGTGAGTTCCTTGCATCAGTCAAATTATACATGGTCACCCTATAAG GTTAGAGCATACTTACAGCGTCAATGGAAGCAGATTCTATCTGGAAGGGTGTCTCTTCAGGATTTTGTATCTGCAAAGGAG GATAAACAAACAATGTTATTGTTAATGGGAAATAGCAGCAGCCCATCATTAGCGAAGATTCAAAGGAAGCTATGA
- the LOC18775202 gene encoding uncharacterized protein LOC18775202 isoform X1, whose translation MMRDIPSLSFLCAGIHLVSSLHQSNYTWSPYKVRAYLQRQWKQILSGRVSLQDFVSAKEVRLGTYQLALFLFWQDKQTMLLLMGNSSSPSLAKIQRKL comes from the exons ATGATGAG GGACATACCAAGCCTATCCTTTCTGTGTGCTGGGATCCATCTGGTGAGTTCCTTGCATCAGTCAAATTATACATGGTCACCCTATAAG GTTAGAGCATACTTACAGCGTCAATGGAAGCAGATTCTATCTGGAAGGGTGTCTCTTCAGGATTTTGTATCTGCAAAGGAGGTTCGCCTAGGCACCTACC AACTAGCTCTGTTCTTGTTTTGGCAGGATAAACAAACAATGTTATTGTTAATGGGAAATAGCAGCAGCCCATCATTAGCGAAGATTCAAAGGAAGCTATGA